One Paenibacillus sp. J23TS9 DNA segment encodes these proteins:
- a CDS encoding response regulator, with protein MYRLLIVDDEPVIVNGLVQLFQENTELELDVCKAYSAKEALETAKKMKLDILVSDIRMPHKSGLQLVDEITYYWPHCRVIFLTGYSEFEYVHEALRKSADNYILKTEGIDPIFEAVKKASAKLDEENRRRIREEKAKMHFQIAESVLRNELMQRALRGEPIQGLLSDPRYEELSFGIDAERPAFFVAAKIDRMDELPAKVVQEAIQRIFGNDLPSTFACEYAVLEDGVPVWLLQPGTELLGRFQEGDGEQRLHWHGITVYMKGILELIQNECEQLLGASVSFGISGNLAGRWETAGSQYETLQRMLQGRAAMGHDMVIVDIERASVHEEALYEPGRMKQEDMKQLVIDQIHGYIETHLSGDVSLTAIAEEVHFNPSYLSRYYKQMTGQNLQDYIQNKKLEGAVQLMRNTSLKLNEIAARVGFDSHSYFTTFFKKKMGMAPQDYRNAHLAGGK; from the coding sequence ATGTATCGACTGTTAATCGTAGACGACGAGCCGGTAATCGTGAACGGCCTGGTTCAGCTTTTTCAGGAAAATACGGAGCTTGAGCTTGACGTATGCAAGGCGTATTCCGCCAAGGAAGCGCTGGAGACGGCAAAGAAGATGAAGCTCGACATTCTGGTCAGCGACATCCGCATGCCTCATAAAAGCGGACTGCAGCTGGTGGACGAAATTACCTACTATTGGCCGCATTGCCGGGTCATTTTTCTGACCGGATACAGCGAATTCGAATACGTGCATGAAGCGCTGCGCAAGAGCGCGGATAACTATATTTTGAAAACGGAGGGCATTGATCCGATTTTCGAGGCGGTGAAGAAGGCGTCGGCCAAGCTGGACGAGGAGAACCGGCGCAGAATCCGCGAGGAGAAGGCGAAGATGCATTTTCAGATCGCGGAATCCGTCCTCAGGAACGAGCTGATGCAGCGCGCATTGAGAGGCGAACCGATCCAGGGGCTGCTGTCCGATCCGCGCTATGAGGAGCTTTCTTTTGGCATCGACGCGGAGCGTCCGGCATTTTTCGTCGCGGCCAAAATCGACCGGATGGATGAGCTGCCCGCGAAGGTGGTTCAGGAGGCGATCCAGCGCATTTTCGGTAATGATCTGCCATCCACCTTCGCCTGCGAATATGCGGTCCTGGAGGACGGGGTGCCGGTATGGCTGCTGCAGCCCGGCACGGAGCTGCTCGGACGCTTTCAGGAAGGGGACGGCGAGCAGCGGCTTCACTGGCATGGAATCACGGTGTACATGAAGGGAATTTTGGAGCTGATTCAGAACGAGTGTGAGCAGCTGCTGGGCGCATCCGTATCCTTCGGCATTTCCGGCAACCTCGCCGGCCGCTGGGAAACCGCGGGGAGCCAGTATGAGACACTGCAGCGGATGCTGCAGGGGCGGGCCGCCATGGGCCACGATATGGTCATTGTCGACATTGAAAGAGCAAGCGTTCATGAAGAAGCGCTGTACGAGCCCGGACGCATGAAGCAGGAGGACATGAAGCAGCTGGTGATCGACCAGATTCACGGCTATATCGAGACGCATCTGTCCGGAGATGTCTCCTTGACCGCGATCGCGGAGGAGGTGCATTTCAATCCGTCCTATTTGTCGCGCTATTACAAGCAAATGACGGGGCAGAACCTTCAGGACTATATTCAGAACAAAAAGCTTGAGGGCGCGGTTCAGCTGATGAGGAATACGAGCCTGAAGCTGAATGAAATCGCGGCCAGGGTCGGCTTTGATTCGCACTCGTATTTCACGACCTTTTTCAAGAAAAAGATGGGGATGGCGCCTCAGGATTACCGCAACGCCCACCTGGCGGGAGGGAAATAA
- a CDS encoding sensor histidine kinase: MKLQAVGKSSKWYVYQKIVIVFILFMLPLLSMNIWLNYKGMSITKHAILNSSLAGASFYSKQLDKEMFFIRNLQLQLLNDKDLQKLGFRGGLLENYEEVQLIDQVRDRLSTLTVSSDYVVNAGVYVEAAGKTISTDTGVTNTPNAEMKLISSLMAEKPKPSFYRSGSRIFLIETENNGGIWSYIEISRPKLLEALQEIAALYPQSEVLLGSKELGTVLTTAKDMKESNRMLSLTSEPDVQDADASEIRKVNGVSYFIIPNQVSSLHLSLLMYVNQNEITRPLSHFITWFYTLFIIAVIVMVLYSFSVNLMIHRPLSKLVKAFHMIETDNLNIVIDSKTKDEFHYVFNSFNNMAQKLKGSIEENYEQKIALQHSQLKQLQSQINPHFLYNSFFNIYMMCKVGDADSAAELSQKLGSYYQYITRSGADEVPFYKEYRHALDYCDIQCIRFSNRIAYEYEALADVPPSLTVPRLIIQPIVENVFEHAFEDGMMEGMIYIDTEYRDGRLRVTVEDNGNLAQDDVIERLREKLAMDSKLIENTGLVNVNNRLQLKYGPDSGVFVSKSAYGGLRVDLIIMLEDKEEA, translated from the coding sequence ATGAAGCTGCAGGCAGTAGGCAAGTCATCCAAATGGTACGTATACCAAAAAATCGTGATCGTGTTCATCTTGTTTATGCTTCCTCTCCTATCGATGAACATCTGGCTGAATTACAAGGGGATGTCCATCACCAAGCATGCCATTCTGAATTCCTCATTGGCAGGCGCGTCTTTTTATTCCAAACAGCTCGACAAGGAAATGTTTTTTATCCGGAACTTGCAGCTTCAGCTGCTGAACGACAAAGACCTTCAGAAGCTCGGCTTCCGGGGAGGTTTGCTTGAGAATTACGAGGAGGTCCAGCTGATCGACCAAGTTAGGGACAGGCTGTCGACCCTCACCGTATCCAGCGATTACGTTGTGAATGCCGGCGTGTATGTTGAAGCGGCCGGCAAAACCATTTCTACCGATACCGGCGTCACCAATACGCCCAACGCGGAAATGAAGCTGATCTCGTCTTTGATGGCGGAGAAGCCCAAGCCTTCGTTTTACCGGAGCGGCAGCCGTATCTTCCTGATCGAAACGGAGAACAACGGCGGCATTTGGTCCTATATCGAAATTTCCAGGCCCAAGCTGCTCGAAGCGCTGCAGGAAATTGCCGCACTATACCCGCAATCCGAGGTGCTGCTCGGCAGCAAGGAGCTCGGCACAGTACTGACGACAGCGAAGGATATGAAGGAGTCGAACCGGATGCTCAGCCTGACATCGGAGCCCGATGTGCAGGATGCGGACGCGTCCGAAATTCGCAAGGTGAACGGGGTGAGTTATTTTATCATACCGAACCAGGTCAGCTCGCTGCATCTGTCTCTGCTGATGTACGTAAACCAGAATGAAATCACGCGTCCCTTGAGCCATTTTATTACCTGGTTCTATACGCTGTTTATCATAGCCGTCATCGTGATGGTGCTGTATTCGTTTTCGGTCAATCTGATGATTCACCGGCCGCTGTCGAAGCTGGTCAAGGCGTTCCACATGATCGAAACCGACAATTTGAACATCGTCATCGATTCCAAGACGAAGGATGAATTCCATTACGTGTTCAACAGCTTCAACAATATGGCGCAAAAGCTGAAAGGCTCCATCGAGGAGAACTATGAGCAAAAGATCGCCCTGCAGCATTCCCAGCTGAAGCAGCTGCAATCGCAGATCAACCCGCATTTTTTGTACAACAGCTTTTTCAACATCTACATGATGTGCAAGGTCGGCGATGCCGACAGCGCGGCCGAGCTCTCGCAGAAGCTGGGAAGCTATTACCAGTACATAACGCGGAGCGGTGCGGACGAGGTGCCGTTTTATAAGGAATACCGCCATGCGCTCGATTACTGCGACATTCAGTGCATCCGGTTCTCGAACCGCATCGCGTACGAATACGAGGCCCTGGCCGACGTTCCGCCGTCCCTGACCGTGCCGCGGCTCATTATCCAGCCGATCGTCGAGAACGTGTTCGAGCATGCTTTCGAGGATGGCATGATGGAAGGCATGATCTATATCGACACCGAATACCGGGATGGCCGGCTGCGGGTGACCGTGGAGGATAACGGGAATTTGGCGCAGGATGACGTGATCGAGAGGCTGCGCGAGAAGCTGGCGATGGACTCGAAGCTGATCGAGAATACGGGGCTCGTGAACGTGAATAACCGCCTGCAGCTGAAATACGGTCCGGACAGCGGAGTGTTTGTATCCAAAAGCGCCTACGGCGGCCTGAGAGTGGACCTGATCATTATGCTTGAAGATAAAGAGGAGGCGTAA
- a CDS encoding S-layer homology domain-containing protein, translated as MRKSIKKIACMILVFSMLCSWFVVSPTSASDSGTTYYIDSTGGDDNNDGMSADSPWKSLDKVNETTFSPGDKILFKSDGEWEGRLWPKGSGEEGNPIVIDKYGSDDPEEKPLISGVTSELEAVYLKNQEYWEINNLEVTNRSSIPFDRNWQNERGQRRGVYILNEEAGILHHIHIKNMNIHDVDGSYTTRSGGIIFDSVGSTTPSAFDDILIDGNALTDVDAYGIYIGSNCILRYGMGDLWPWVQKPYGPWTPSTNVRVSNNSVVRAATGGIAWNVTDGAVVEHNTVQEATYLATNASIWWAYADNNLVQFNESFGSVHGEEDGHGFDVDAGNIGSLVQYNYSHDNAGGFMLYVNDTYWTLNTIVRYNISQNDKGSIFRYSGSIDNVYNYNNTVYVGQSSGNPVMSDYYVKASGEPRNIKNYNNAYYSAGDKGWNLTGQIFDYNAYYGGKTTVESDAHKVTAEPGFIAPGTGGNGMDTVGGYKLHEDSPLIGAGIRISDAGSRDYFGNKLYNQAPDIGAYEYEGKVPAAGEDMPDPIEVVKAGTIDTPNDDLAPQATASTTFTTSSSQPAANMNDKHYNTAWSSEVSPSYPNYITLDFGGKAVSANQLKLNTRSGKTYGIAQFDLEYDNGSGWVPIKTDIHLNWDSDNGQDEIKSVEFPLTRFSKMRLKVNEGAVQPGAIAVNEIELYNNPELNKGMVTTSFPTGDNPITNIIDGNINSAWGTPGNLDKNRDFPGDITIDYGNNPITLNKLTLYTHFGKDQGITNFDVEYYDGSEWKTALSDAKIEWQLSDSTREPQSVTFPTITAHKLRLKVKAANLTWDCIALTELVAEYIPDKVPVTGIQLDKPEVIFNPSSSSIALQAIVIPDNATNKKVTWGTDNAQVAKVDDNGRVTAVGEGKAVITATSEEGGFQADSNAMVDWTAPEIRIGSVVSSEYNTGLLQPAKFTVTDQLSGVDHTKTAVMLDDKILTDLDDIALNTLELGQHKITVKACDLAGNCAAKSVDFKVKSTSGGSTTVPATPVPTPTPTPAPTLVPKPTPTPPVTNDGNIARITIEVQASVDKATGTASAKIEAGTIASLIDNVKKAEASAQKLVIEIKVKRAEDAKAVELQIPSDDFKKIAETAKAEVKIDTGMGTITFDKKAVVSISSQVKAENISISAKKVDPASLTETVRAKLGDRPVYNFTLQAGSTPVSSFGEGSAQISIPYTPKSGEKHNSIVVYRMDREGVLTTAIGKFDPLTEKVNFAASRFSYFAVGYNEVNFSDVAETDWYNEAVGFMAARNMISGVGGDRFAPMNRVTRADFLIMLMNTYDIGLDSSIQNNFDDAGSKYYAGYLGTAKRLGLVSGVGNNKFKPEAAISREDMFVILFQALRTLDRLPTDMKGTSLDNFKDAGETADYAKDAMKQFVETGIIAGDGTNLSPKEISTRGETAQILYRLL; from the coding sequence TTGAGGAAAAGCATCAAAAAAATTGCTTGCATGATCCTGGTATTTTCAATGCTCTGTTCATGGTTTGTCGTTTCTCCGACAAGTGCAAGTGATTCGGGCACAACCTACTATATTGACAGCACTGGGGGTGATGACAATAATGATGGCATGAGCGCTGATTCGCCTTGGAAATCACTGGATAAAGTGAATGAGACGACCTTCAGTCCAGGAGACAAAATTTTGTTCAAATCCGATGGGGAATGGGAAGGAAGACTGTGGCCCAAAGGTTCTGGAGAAGAAGGAAATCCGATCGTAATTGATAAATACGGCTCCGACGACCCCGAAGAAAAACCATTAATATCGGGGGTGACCTCTGAACTGGAAGCCGTCTACTTGAAAAACCAGGAATATTGGGAAATAAATAATCTGGAGGTCACTAATCGTTCGTCGATTCCCTTTGATAGAAACTGGCAAAATGAGCGCGGACAGCGTCGCGGCGTATATATTTTGAATGAGGAAGCAGGTATACTACATCATATTCATATTAAAAATATGAACATTCACGATGTCGATGGTTCCTATACGACACGCTCCGGAGGAATTATATTTGACTCCGTGGGGTCAACAACACCAAGCGCTTTTGATGATATTCTCATTGACGGCAATGCTCTGACGGATGTAGACGCTTATGGCATTTACATCGGTTCCAATTGCATATTGCGATATGGTATGGGGGATTTGTGGCCTTGGGTTCAAAAGCCATATGGACCATGGACGCCCTCCACAAATGTAAGGGTTTCCAATAATTCCGTGGTCCGAGCGGCAACGGGAGGGATCGCATGGAATGTGACGGATGGTGCGGTTGTCGAACACAATACGGTACAAGAAGCTACCTACCTGGCAACAAATGCTTCAATCTGGTGGGCATATGCGGACAATAATCTCGTTCAGTTCAATGAGTCCTTTGGATCTGTACACGGAGAAGAGGACGGACATGGTTTCGATGTAGACGCAGGAAACATCGGTTCATTGGTTCAGTATAATTACAGCCATGATAACGCCGGCGGATTTATGCTGTATGTCAATGATACGTATTGGACGCTCAACACGATCGTCAGGTACAATATCAGCCAAAATGACAAAGGAAGCATCTTCCGGTACAGCGGATCGATTGATAATGTTTATAACTACAATAATACAGTTTATGTGGGACAATCATCCGGCAATCCGGTTATGAGTGATTACTATGTAAAGGCATCCGGTGAACCGCGCAACATTAAAAACTACAATAATGCGTACTATAGCGCCGGAGATAAGGGCTGGAATTTAACAGGGCAAATCTTCGACTACAATGCCTATTACGGGGGAAAAACGACAGTCGAATCCGATGCCCATAAGGTAACTGCCGAACCGGGATTTATCGCTCCCGGAACCGGAGGGAATGGCATGGACACGGTCGGCGGATACAAGCTGCATGAAGATTCCCCTTTAATTGGCGCAGGTATCCGCATTAGCGATGCCGGGAGTCGGGATTATTTCGGCAATAAGCTGTATAACCAGGCGCCTGATATCGGTGCTTATGAATATGAAGGAAAAGTGCCTGCAGCCGGTGAAGATATGCCCGATCCGATCGAAGTTGTTAAGGCCGGAACTATCGACACCCCGAATGATGATCTGGCTCCTCAGGCAACTGCAAGTACGACCTTCACAACGTCATCTTCACAACCGGCGGCAAACATGAACGACAAACATTACAATACGGCTTGGTCTAGTGAGGTTTCGCCAAGTTATCCGAACTATATCACGCTGGATTTTGGCGGAAAGGCAGTTTCAGCTAATCAATTAAAATTAAATACAAGATCGGGTAAAACATATGGCATAGCACAATTCGATTTGGAATATGACAATGGGTCCGGGTGGGTTCCAATCAAGACAGACATTCATCTGAACTGGGATTCGGACAATGGTCAAGATGAGATTAAATCAGTGGAATTTCCTCTCACCAGGTTTTCCAAGATGCGGTTAAAAGTCAATGAAGGAGCCGTACAACCAGGGGCCATTGCTGTGAACGAGATCGAATTATATAACAACCCTGAATTAAACAAGGGCATGGTCACCACGTCCTTCCCTACAGGAGACAATCCGATTACAAATATTATCGACGGCAATATAAACTCTGCATGGGGAACACCTGGTAACCTGGATAAAAATCGCGACTTCCCGGGTGACATTACAATCGACTACGGCAATAATCCGATTACCCTTAACAAGCTCACTTTGTACACGCATTTTGGCAAAGATCAAGGGATTACAAATTTTGATGTGGAGTATTACGATGGAAGCGAGTGGAAGACGGCTCTATCTGACGCAAAAATTGAATGGCAGCTGAGTGACAGCACCAGAGAACCTCAATCAGTCACTTTTCCGACGATTACCGCACACAAGCTTCGTTTGAAGGTTAAGGCTGCAAATTTGACTTGGGACTGCATTGCGCTTACTGAACTTGTTGCGGAGTATATTCCGGATAAGGTACCCGTTACAGGAATTCAGCTTGATAAACCGGAGGTGATCTTTAATCCTTCTTCCAGCAGCATAGCATTGCAGGCCATAGTTATTCCGGATAACGCAACCAACAAAAAAGTCACATGGGGAACGGATAACGCCCAAGTTGCTAAGGTAGACGACAATGGACGGGTGACAGCAGTAGGTGAAGGAAAAGCTGTCATTACAGCGACATCGGAAGAAGGAGGTTTTCAAGCCGACAGCAATGCAATGGTTGACTGGACAGCACCGGAAATTAGGATTGGTTCGGTTGTCTCCTCTGAATATAATACGGGTCTTCTTCAACCGGCGAAGTTTACAGTGACAGATCAACTGAGCGGAGTCGACCATACGAAGACAGCCGTTATGCTGGACGATAAGATTCTGACGGATTTAGATGATATTGCGTTGAATACGCTTGAGCTCGGACAACACAAAATCACAGTCAAAGCCTGTGATTTGGCTGGAAATTGTGCTGCAAAATCGGTTGATTTTAAGGTGAAAAGTACAAGCGGGGGAAGTACAACAGTACCTGCCACACCAGTACCAACACCAACGCCGACGCCAGCACCAACGCTGGTACCAAAACCAACGCCAACACCTCCTGTTACGAACGACGGAAATATTGCAAGGATAACGATTGAAGTACAGGCATCAGTCGATAAGGCAACCGGTACAGCCAGTGCGAAGATTGAAGCCGGTACGATTGCATCCTTGATTGACAATGTTAAAAAGGCTGAAGCCTCCGCACAAAAATTGGTTATTGAAATCAAGGTGAAACGGGCTGAAGATGCCAAAGCTGTTGAATTGCAAATTCCCTCAGATGATTTTAAGAAGATTGCCGAAACCGCAAAAGCAGAAGTGAAAATCGACACCGGAATGGGGACGATCACTTTTGATAAAAAAGCAGTTGTCTCCATCAGTAGTCAGGTGAAGGCAGAAAATATCAGCATCAGCGCTAAAAAGGTTGATCCTGCTTCCTTGACCGAGACCGTAAGGGCCAAGCTAGGGGACAGACCAGTCTATAATTTTACATTACAGGCCGGAAGTACCCCAGTATCAAGCTTTGGCGAAGGAAGCGCACAGATAAGCATACCATATACGCCTAAATCCGGTGAAAAGCATAACTCCATTGTGGTCTACCGTATGGATCGTGAAGGAGTCCTAACAACCGCTATTGGCAAATTTGATCCGTTAACGGAAAAAGTGAACTTTGCAGCTTCGCGTTTTTCATATTTTGCAGTCGGATATAATGAAGTGAATTTCAGCGATGTGGCAGAAACAGACTGGTACAATGAGGCTGTCGGCTTCATGGCTGCAAGAAATATGATATCCGGCGTGGGCGGTGATCGATTTGCTCCTATGAATCGCGTAACTCGTGCCGACTTCCTTATCATGTTAATGAATACGTATGATATAGGGCTGGATAGCAGTATCCAGAACAATTTTGATGATGCGGGCAGCAAATACTATGCCGGGTACCTTGGAACAGCAAAACGCCTTGGCCTCGTATCCGGTGTAGGGAATAACAAATTCAAGCCGGAAGCTGCGATCAGCCGGGAAGATATGTTTGTTATCTTATTCCAGGCATTGAGAACTCTTGATAGGCTGCCAACCGATATGAAAGGAACGAGTCTTGATAACTTTAAGGATGCCGGGGAAACAGCAGATTATGCAAAGGATGCGATGAAGCAGTTTGTTGAAACCGGGATTATTGCAGGAGACGGAACAAACCTGAGCCCAAAGGAAATCTCAACAAGAGGAGAAACTGCACAAATATTATATAGACTGCTTTAA
- a CDS encoding peptidylprolyl isomerase has protein sequence MVMMGSVYPDLSRRSYNIATINGTPIHINEFRKAVQADKAQIFGYFHDRYNAQQSASFWSTSYGGEIPLELLKKQALEDCVRMKVQQMIAKEQGVMKDISYEGFLRSLNIENDRRQKAVNDHKVIFGPVQYTENAYFENMMSNAILAVTKNLEKNGWKPDEQQSKQFYEANKSLLYQASASIKVKQISFSFLDSNRNIHEQLKAEAKKEMEAISNDISSGMSFEQAAREMGQKVQVTEQQYQMDNDIHVSRSPVIQAARNLQPGEVGGVIEENGSFYIIKCLENNKPGSTYLPFDLVKDRVVNDYMDSRYKDYVQKRVSEAQIVLNEEKYRNFEM, from the coding sequence ATGGTCATGATGGGTTCCGTCTATCCCGATTTGAGTCGCCGCAGTTATAATATTGCAACAATAAACGGTACTCCGATTCATATCAATGAATTCCGGAAGGCCGTTCAAGCGGACAAAGCCCAAATCTTTGGCTATTTTCATGATCGATATAACGCCCAACAGTCAGCTTCCTTTTGGAGCACTTCCTACGGAGGAGAAATTCCGCTGGAGTTATTAAAGAAACAAGCGCTGGAAGATTGTGTGCGCATGAAGGTTCAGCAAATGATCGCAAAAGAGCAGGGAGTAATGAAGGATATCAGCTACGAAGGTTTTCTAAGAAGCTTAAACATCGAGAATGACAGAAGGCAAAAAGCAGTCAACGATCATAAGGTCATTTTCGGACCTGTCCAATACACGGAGAATGCCTATTTTGAAAATATGATGAGCAATGCGATATTGGCCGTTACCAAGAATCTGGAGAAAAATGGTTGGAAGCCGGATGAGCAGCAGTCGAAACAGTTTTATGAAGCGAATAAAAGCCTGTTATACCAAGCGTCTGCGTCAATTAAAGTGAAGCAAATATCGTTTTCATTTCTTGATTCAAACCGGAATATCCATGAACAGCTGAAAGCCGAAGCAAAGAAAGAAATGGAAGCGATTTCAAATGATATTTCTTCCGGAATGTCATTTGAACAGGCAGCAAGGGAAATGGGACAAAAAGTACAAGTGACGGAGCAGCAATATCAAATGGACAACGATATCCATGTCTCCAGAAGCCCTGTCATTCAAGCCGCCCGGAACCTGCAACCTGGGGAAGTGGGGGGAGTAATTGAAGAAAACGGCTCTTTCTATATCATCAAATGCCTCGAGAATAACAAGCCCGGCTCAACGTATCTGCCATTTGATCTCGTTAAGGACAGGGTTGTTAATGACTATATGGATAGCAGGTATAAGGATTATGTTCAAAAACGGGTATCCGAAGCACAGATTGTATTGAATGAAGAAAAGTACCGGAACTTTGAAATGTAA
- a CDS encoding DUF4317 domain-containing protein translates to MNKKEVAHIRKQFKLDNHLMNIYDILNVYIMKETNEIYHWERNPFELVDREKQELYMGNFKKLLTGELDHKLFELRFQEKAEDQKDPSRVLLHQALQTGDPEEWQDLMLLLVDKMMADTRYERDTVITFVRGQYYRPTKARNDEAEETGNDEVFGHPFILCSVNSTEKQRKALLFDYVEREYKYNIIVDPIIKLSTPEQGFFFPSVTDNYSDVNRVLYATGKSNDPNPHFIEEVLNAERSVTALEERGIFEDIVKEVAGEQLDSATIAHVYEEIHHVIESHQDEEEPAKLDYTDVERVLTASGVDNVTKEAVERAFETIVDDKNYELKANSVIPKFTSKSIKIDTKVATITISPQDLRYIKQVSFQGKRCIMIEVDEDAVIEGFTLTTETLLEKAE, encoded by the coding sequence ATGAACAAGAAAGAAGTCGCGCACATACGCAAGCAGTTTAAGCTGGATAATCATTTGATGAATATTTACGATATTCTTAACGTGTACATTATGAAGGAAACGAACGAAATTTATCACTGGGAGCGGAATCCCTTTGAGTTAGTGGACCGGGAGAAGCAGGAACTGTACATGGGCAATTTCAAAAAGCTGCTGACCGGCGAATTGGATCATAAGCTGTTCGAGCTGAGGTTTCAGGAGAAAGCGGAGGATCAGAAAGACCCTTCGCGCGTGCTGCTTCACCAAGCTCTGCAGACGGGAGATCCGGAGGAGTGGCAGGATCTGATGCTGCTGCTCGTGGACAAAATGATGGCCGACACGAGGTATGAACGGGATACGGTCATTACGTTCGTACGCGGACAATATTACCGGCCGACCAAGGCGAGAAATGATGAAGCCGAGGAGACAGGGAATGACGAAGTGTTCGGACATCCGTTCATTCTATGCAGCGTGAACTCTACGGAGAAGCAGCGGAAGGCGCTCTTGTTCGACTATGTGGAGAGAGAGTATAAGTATAATATCATTGTGGATCCCATCATCAAGCTCAGCACACCGGAGCAAGGGTTCTTTTTTCCCAGTGTGACGGACAATTATTCCGACGTGAACCGGGTTCTATATGCTACGGGGAAATCGAATGATCCGAATCCGCATTTCATCGAAGAGGTGTTGAATGCGGAACGGTCTGTGACGGCACTGGAAGAGAGAGGAATCTTTGAAGACATCGTGAAGGAAGTGGCGGGTGAACAGCTGGACTCGGCCACGATCGCACATGTGTACGAGGAGATCCATCATGTGATTGAATCCCACCAGGATGAGGAAGAACCCGCGAAGCTGGATTATACCGACGTGGAGCGCGTGCTGACCGCAAGCGGGGTAGACAATGTGACCAAGGAAGCCGTGGAACGGGCGTTTGAGACTATCGTTGACGATAAGAACTATGAACTGAAGGCGAACAGCGTGATCCCGAAATTCACGTCCAAATCGATCAAGATCGATACCAAGGTAGCCACGATTACGATCAGTCCACAGGATTTAAGGTATATTAAACAGGTGAGCTTTCAAGGCAAACGCTGCATTATGATTGAGGTTGACGAAGATGCTGTTATCGAGGGCTTTACGCTGACTACGGAGACGTTATTGGAAAAAGCGGAGTGA
- a CDS encoding XRE family transcriptional regulator, with the protein MKFELGRCLLNERLMESGKSAEWLAKDLLFKPERVYDFIENKRVMPLKIAISIADSIGCDVRALYELIPNE; encoded by the coding sequence TTGAAATTTGAACTTGGACGTTGCTTGCTGAATGAACGATTGATGGAATCCGGAAAGTCAGCGGAATGGCTGGCCAAAGACTTGCTTTTTAAACCGGAACGAGTTTACGACTTTATTGAAAACAAAAGAGTGATGCCACTCAAAATTGCCATATCAATCGCCGATTCCATCGGTTGTGATGTTCGTGCCTTGTATGAATTAATTCCGAACGAATAA
- a CDS encoding Rieske (2Fe-2S) protein has protein sequence MRVKVAEPDAISDGGKLIVKLKEMEIGLFRIEGKYYAWRNVCPHAAAPVCAGTIRGTRLPSGVYDYEYGLEDQVLRCPWHGWEFDLKSGHHLAAGSDAKLRGYPVETDDAGVYVVLRERN, from the coding sequence ATGAGAGTGAAAGTGGCGGAGCCAGATGCGATCAGCGACGGAGGCAAACTTATTGTAAAATTGAAAGAGATGGAAATCGGCCTGTTTCGAATCGAAGGTAAATACTACGCGTGGCGTAACGTTTGTCCACATGCGGCGGCGCCGGTATGCGCGGGTACGATTCGAGGGACGCGGCTCCCTTCCGGAGTTTACGATTATGAGTATGGATTGGAGGATCAAGTGCTGCGTTGCCCATGGCACGGCTGGGAATTCGACCTGAAGAGCGGTCATCACCTGGCTGCAGGCAGCGACGCGAAGCTGCGTGGTTATCCGGTGGAAACCGATGATGCCGGGGTATATGTTGTGCTGCGGGAGCGTAATTGA